A genomic stretch from Flavobacterium humidisoli includes:
- a CDS encoding prephenate dehydrogenase: MKVYVIGIGLIGGSMVLDIKGRYPDATILGIDSNEKHLEEALDLGVIDEAGSFEDLQKADFVIVSVPVDVALTVLPKVLDAVGDKTIVFEVGSTKRPICEAVANHPKRRNFIATHPIAGTEFSGPSAAIRGLFQGKTNIICEVEKTAFKLQEKALNLFTSIGMRIRYMDPVSHDKHIAYVSHLSHISSFMLGKTVMNKEKDEQDIFDMAGSGFESTVRLAKSSPAMWTPIFKQNKEYVLETLEAYISNLSRFRDLLKEEDYNAIFEEMESINKIKEILNGLTTTKK, translated from the coding sequence ATGAAAGTATACGTAATAGGAATAGGGTTAATAGGCGGTTCAATGGTGCTAGACATTAAGGGACGTTATCCTGATGCGACTATTTTAGGGATCGATAGCAACGAAAAACATTTGGAAGAAGCACTTGATCTTGGAGTTATTGACGAAGCAGGAAGTTTTGAAGATTTACAAAAAGCTGATTTTGTAATTGTTTCTGTTCCAGTAGATGTAGCGCTGACGGTTTTACCTAAAGTTTTGGATGCAGTAGGAGATAAAACGATTGTTTTTGAAGTAGGATCGACGAAAAGGCCAATTTGTGAAGCAGTAGCCAATCACCCAAAAAGAAGAAATTTTATTGCTACGCACCCAATTGCCGGAACAGAGTTTTCGGGACCATCAGCAGCAATAAGAGGTTTGTTTCAAGGAAAAACAAACATTATTTGTGAAGTCGAAAAGACGGCTTTTAAGTTACAAGAAAAAGCATTAAATCTTTTTACTTCAATCGGAATGAGAATTCGATATATGGATCCCGTTTCACACGATAAGCACATTGCCTACGTTTCGCATTTATCGCACATTAGTTCGTTTATGCTTGGGAAAACGGTAATGAATAAAGAAAAAGACGAACAGGATATTTTTGATATGGCAGGAAGTGGATTTGAAAGCACGGTTCGTTTGGCAAAAAGTTCGCCCGCAATGTGGACACCGATTTTTAAACAAAATAAAGAATATGTTCTAGAAACCTTAGAAGCTTATATATCTAACCTGAGTCGGTTTAGAGATTTGCTAAAAGAAGAAGATTATAATGCCATTTTTGAAGAAATGGAAAGCATAAATAAAATAAAAGAAATACTAAACGGATTAACAACAACTAAAAAGTAA
- a CDS encoding bifunctional 3-deoxy-7-phosphoheptulonate synthase/chorismate mutase type II, with amino-acid sequence MENKKEMRKWLEDFNLNHPLVIAGPCSAETEDQVLKIAHELKDSKVSVFRAGIWKPRTRPGGFEGVGEIGLKWLQKAKAETGLLMGTEVATAAHCKLALEHDIDVLWVGARTTANPFAVQEIADTLKGTDKIVLVKNPVNPDLALWLGGVERLHMAGIEKLGVIHRGFSTYEKTKYRNIPEWQIAIELQNKFPDLPLIIDPSHITGDRKMIFEVTQEALDLNYDGMIIETHFDPDNAWSDAAQQVTPDALKQIIKDLTIRKTDDTTDEYSQKMTKLRANIDVLDANLLELLGKRMKVADEIGQVKKDANVAILQNNRWNEILGKMILEGEKKGLTEEFVLRMFKAIHQESIGHQEKIFNA; translated from the coding sequence ATGGAAAATAAGAAAGAAATGAGAAAGTGGTTAGAAGATTTCAATTTAAATCACCCACTTGTGATAGCTGGACCATGTAGTGCAGAAACTGAAGATCAGGTTTTGAAAATTGCTCACGAATTGAAAGATTCAAAAGTTAGCGTTTTCAGAGCTGGAATCTGGAAACCAAGAACTCGTCCAGGAGGATTTGAAGGTGTTGGCGAAATTGGATTAAAATGGTTGCAAAAAGCTAAAGCAGAAACTGGTTTATTAATGGGAACTGAAGTTGCAACTGCAGCTCACTGTAAATTAGCTTTAGAACACGATATCGACGTTTTATGGGTTGGTGCACGTACAACTGCAAACCCTTTCGCAGTTCAAGAAATTGCAGATACTTTAAAAGGAACAGATAAAATCGTTTTGGTTAAAAACCCAGTAAACCCAGATTTAGCTTTATGGTTAGGTGGTGTTGAGCGTTTACACATGGCTGGAATCGAGAAATTAGGAGTTATCCACAGAGGTTTTTCTACTTACGAAAAAACAAAATACAGAAATATTCCAGAATGGCAGATTGCTATCGAATTGCAAAATAAATTCCCTGATTTACCATTGATCATCGACCCATCTCACATTACTGGTGATCGTAAAATGATTTTCGAAGTAACGCAAGAGGCTTTAGATTTGAACTACGATGGTATGATTATCGAAACTCATTTCGATCCAGATAACGCTTGGTCTGATGCTGCGCAACAAGTAACTCCAGATGCTTTGAAACAAATCATTAAAGATTTGACAATTAGAAAAACGGATGATACTACAGATGAGTACAGTCAGAAAATGACAAAATTAAGAGCTAACATCGATGTTTTGGATGCTAACTTATTAGAGTTATTAGGAAAACGTATGAAAGTAGCTGACGAAATTGGTCAGGTGAAAAAAGATGCAAACGTTGCAATTCTTCAAAACAACCGTTGGAACGAAATCTTGGGAAAAATGATTTTGGAAGGTGAGAAAAAAGGTCTTACGGAAGAATTCGTTTTGAGAATGTTCAAAGCAATTCACCAAGAAAGTATTGGTCACCAAGAGAAAATTTTCAACGCATAA
- the rsgA gene encoding ribosome small subunit-dependent GTPase A: MTGTVYKSTGSWYTVKSEKGDFVECRMKGKFRIKGIKSTNPIAVGDIVDYELDETSDAVTGTIHNIHERKNYIVRKSVNLSKQIHIIASNIDQVFLLITIDNPPTTTSFIDRFLVTAEAYGIEAILVFNKIDTLTEQTLDDQLYLQHIYSEIGYKCLRISSTENKGVDKLKEMMIGKVSMFSGHSGVGKSTLVNAMEPSLHLKTSVISEQSKQGQHTTTFAEMYDLSFDARIIDTPGIKGFGIVDMEPSEISGYFPEFFKLKDQCKFNNCLHKEEPHCAIKAALEKDEIAWSRYNSYLKILEGDEEHYRTDTYGEDRAASDETRK, translated from the coding sequence ATGACAGGAACCGTTTATAAATCTACAGGAAGCTGGTATACCGTAAAATCTGAAAAAGGAGATTTTGTGGAATGCCGTATGAAAGGGAAATTTAGAATAAAAGGTATTAAAAGTACCAATCCTATTGCTGTAGGCGATATTGTTGATTATGAGTTGGATGAAACTTCAGATGCCGTTACAGGAACAATTCATAATATCCACGAAAGAAAAAACTATATCGTTCGTAAATCGGTTAATTTATCCAAACAGATTCATATTATTGCTTCTAATATCGATCAGGTTTTCTTACTGATTACTATTGATAATCCGCCAACGACTACGAGTTTTATTGATCGTTTTTTGGTTACTGCGGAAGCATACGGAATCGAAGCCATTCTTGTTTTTAATAAAATTGATACTTTAACAGAGCAGACTTTAGACGATCAGCTTTATTTGCAACATATTTATTCTGAAATTGGATATAAATGTCTTCGTATTTCTTCTACAGAAAACAAAGGTGTTGACAAACTAAAAGAAATGATGATTGGTAAAGTAAGCATGTTTTCAGGACATTCTGGAGTTGGGAAATCAACTCTAGTAAATGCAATGGAACCAAGCTTACATTTAAAAACTTCGGTCATTTCAGAACAAAGCAAACAAGGACAGCACACCACAACTTTTGCCGAAATGTATGATTTGTCTTTTGATGCTAGAATTATCGACACACCAGGAATTAAAGGTTTTGGAATTGTTGATATGGAGCCTTCAGAAATAAGCGGTTATTTTCCTGAATTCTTTAAACTCAAAGATCAATGTAAATTTAACAATTGTTTGCATAAAGAAGAACCGCATTGTGCCATAAAAGCAGCATTAGAAAAAGACGAAATTGCTTGGTCTCGTTACAATAGTTATCTAAAAATTCTTGAAGGCGATGAAGAGCATTATCGCACCGACACTTATGGTGAAGATCGTGCTGCGAGTGATGAAACGAGAAAATAA
- a CDS encoding pyridoxal phosphate-dependent aminotransferase has translation MITTAKRLDTVEEYYFSSKLREVRQLMSEGKSIINMGIGSPDLSPSKAVIEAVAAAIQEENGHGYQSYQGLPEMRQAMADFYKDQFGVEVNSNNEILPLMGSKEGIMHISLAFLNEGDHVLIPNPGYPTYTSVTNLVQAVPVYYDLKEENGWEPDFEALEKLDLSKVKIMWLGYPHMPTGARGSLALFEKLVAFAKKHNILLINDNPYSFVLNDNPMSLLQVEGAKDVALELNSLSKTFNMAGWRVGMVLGNPEIIDAVLKVKSNMDSGMYYGIQKGAIAALKCDKSWFEDQNKIYRRRRELTEKLAEKLGCEVYKEGVGLFVWAKLPEGIESAEKFIDEILYEKHIFITPGTIFGSNGEGYIRFSLCVKEEKVQEAIDRF, from the coding sequence ATGATTACAACAGCAAAACGATTAGACACAGTTGAAGAATACTACTTCTCATCAAAACTAAGAGAAGTTAGACAACTAATGTCTGAAGGAAAATCGATCATCAATATGGGAATTGGAAGCCCTGATTTGAGTCCGTCAAAAGCAGTAATTGAAGCAGTCGCTGCAGCAATTCAAGAAGAAAACGGGCATGGTTATCAAAGCTATCAGGGATTGCCAGAAATGAGACAAGCGATGGCCGATTTTTATAAAGATCAGTTTGGTGTTGAAGTGAATTCGAATAATGAGATTTTACCTCTTATGGGTTCGAAAGAAGGAATTATGCACATTTCGTTAGCGTTTTTAAATGAAGGCGATCACGTTTTGATTCCGAATCCAGGTTATCCAACGTATACTTCGGTAACCAATTTAGTTCAGGCAGTTCCTGTTTATTATGATTTGAAAGAAGAAAATGGATGGGAACCGGATTTTGAAGCTTTAGAAAAATTGGATCTTTCGAAAGTAAAAATTATGTGGCTGGGTTATCCGCACATGCCGACTGGAGCGAGAGGAAGTTTAGCGTTATTTGAAAAATTGGTTGCTTTTGCTAAAAAACACAATATATTATTGATCAACGACAATCCGTATAGTTTTGTTTTGAATGATAATCCGATGAGTTTATTGCAGGTTGAAGGAGCAAAAGATGTGGCTTTAGAATTGAATTCACTTAGTAAAACATTCAATATGGCAGGCTGGAGAGTCGGAATGGTTTTAGGAAATCCTGAAATTATTGATGCAGTTCTAAAAGTAAAAAGCAACATGGACAGCGGAATGTACTACGGAATTCAGAAAGGTGCGATTGCGGCTTTAAAATGTGATAAATCATGGTTTGAAGATCAAAACAAAATCTACAGACGCCGAAGAGAATTAACAGAGAAATTAGCAGAGAAATTAGGCTGCGAAGTTTATAAAGAAGGAGTTGGGCTTTTTGTTTGGGCAAAGCTTCCGGAAGGAATAGAATCTGCAGAAAAGTTCATTGACGAAATATTATATGAGAAACATATTTTCATTACACCGGGAACCATTTTTGGAAGCAACGGTGAAGGATATATCAGATTTTCATTGTGTGTAAAAGAAGAAAAAGTACAGGAAGCGATTGATCGATTTTAA
- a CDS encoding DUF1501 domain-containing protein — MNRRNFLTLTGTFTGGMLVLPSFLHAFGSQQNLIIGEQCIVFVQLNGGNDGLNTFIPYEDPLYYELRTKIALNKDAVVGKNNGMAFHPSLKDFAQMQQNGDLTVIQNVGYPEPIRSHFRSQEIWQTATDSNKYINEGWLGRFLDLQCNGHQATAGINLDSIDNLALKGVEPNFITVKDPDRFKVKSKEENVTLSKNPHLDFIRKIANSVTEGSDEIQKALAKSKTEISYPKTELSKNLEWIARLIKGNLNSKVYYTSLNGFDTHDNQLSIHERKLTDLNDSIYSFYSDLKEAQLLQNVTVVVFSEFGRRVKDNGNGTDHGTAAPMFIIGGSNKGTILGNNPNLADLENGDLKHEIDFRSVYASLLKEKMNFDYSKIGISNKPVSGLFA; from the coding sequence ATGAACAGAAGAAATTTTCTAACGTTAACAGGAACATTTACAGGCGGGATGCTTGTACTTCCAAGTTTTTTACACGCTTTTGGTTCGCAGCAAAATTTAATAATTGGTGAGCAATGTATTGTTTTTGTGCAGTTGAATGGCGGGAATGACGGTTTGAATACTTTTATTCCGTATGAAGATCCGTTGTATTATGAATTGAGAACAAAAATCGCTTTGAATAAAGATGCCGTTGTGGGAAAAAATAACGGAATGGCTTTTCATCCGTCGCTAAAAGATTTTGCTCAAATGCAGCAAAATGGAGATTTAACTGTAATTCAGAATGTCGGATATCCAGAACCTATTCGGTCGCATTTTAGAAGTCAGGAAATCTGGCAGACCGCAACCGATTCTAATAAATATATAAATGAAGGCTGGTTGGGAAGATTTTTAGATTTGCAATGCAACGGCCATCAGGCGACTGCGGGCATAAATTTAGATTCGATTGATAATTTAGCTTTAAAAGGAGTAGAGCCTAATTTTATAACGGTGAAAGATCCAGATCGATTTAAAGTAAAATCGAAAGAAGAAAATGTGACTTTGTCTAAAAATCCGCATTTAGATTTTATTCGAAAAATTGCTAATTCGGTTACCGAGGGATCAGATGAAATTCAGAAAGCTTTAGCAAAATCTAAAACGGAAATCAGTTATCCAAAAACGGAATTATCTAAAAACTTGGAATGGATTGCGCGATTGATAAAAGGAAATTTAAATTCAAAAGTATATTACACTTCGCTTAACGGATTTGATACGCATGATAATCAATTATCAATTCACGAACGAAAATTGACAGATTTAAACGATTCCATATATAGTTTTTATTCAGATCTAAAAGAAGCGCAGTTATTGCAGAATGTCACCGTTGTAGTTTTTTCTGAATTTGGGCGACGTGTAAAAGACAACGGAAACGGAACGGATCACGGAACTGCAGCGCCAATGTTTATAATTGGAGGAAGTAATAAAGGAACGATTTTAGGCAATAATCCAAACTTAGCCGACTTAGAAAATGGCGATTTAAAACACGAAATTGATTTTAGAAGTGTGTATGCTTCGTTATTAAAAGAAAAAATGAATTTCGATTATTCTAAAATTGGGATTTCAAATAAACCGGTTTCAGGATTGTTTGCATAA
- a CDS encoding DUF1800 domain-containing protein — MKKSSLWSLRLGFSGKQASTIEKLGLEKFLNHSYDSKFNTEIPVFLQDQPKTTLELKQVRELIKTSDPETKKEIQKKENQATAALKKWWIAKMRNDEFPLRENMVCFWHNHFVSTSQKVKINYWIYQHNMILRENAFGNFKDLTKQILKSNAMVRYLDNGDNKKGKINENLSRELLELFTIGIGNYTEDDIKNGAKALAGLNIGDDGAVYRKNIEDNSDKAYLGKTGNWKADDLVDIIFEQKNIPYLITRKILKWFIYDNPPEDLVVYYGDHFRKQKFEIEPLLTKIFTEEFKKENSGNKIKNPLVYILQLCDELQIENVDDAAIMAFIKQQGMDLYNQINVKGWDGGNSWLTSQIYLQRNNTSDLLCGGKSLNRKILKTMVNGVEKEKSEYEKTAVKVVFDSNGNNKTIISELSDRLLFSVSNSAQKDMENLLKYDFDPKDPHADFAVVRVFNYITKLPEYQLI; from the coding sequence ATGAAAAAAAGCAGTCTTTGGTCCTTACGATTAGGTTTTTCAGGAAAACAAGCCTCAACAATTGAAAAACTCGGATTAGAAAAATTTCTAAACCATTCCTACGATTCAAAATTTAACACAGAAATTCCAGTGTTTCTGCAAGATCAGCCTAAAACGACCTTAGAACTGAAACAAGTTCGGGAATTAATTAAAACTTCAGATCCTGAAACCAAAAAAGAAATTCAGAAAAAAGAAAATCAAGCAACCGCTGCACTTAAAAAGTGGTGGATTGCCAAAATGCGTAATGACGAATTTCCATTACGCGAGAATATGGTTTGTTTTTGGCACAATCATTTTGTTTCCACTTCTCAAAAAGTAAAAATCAATTACTGGATTTATCAGCACAATATGATTTTACGCGAAAATGCTTTTGGGAATTTTAAAGATTTAACCAAGCAAATTCTGAAATCAAACGCAATGGTTCGCTATCTCGATAATGGCGACAATAAAAAAGGCAAAATCAACGAAAACTTAAGTCGTGAGCTGCTGGAATTATTTACTATCGGAATTGGGAATTATACCGAAGATGATATTAAAAATGGAGCCAAAGCTTTAGCTGGTTTAAATATTGGTGATGATGGCGCTGTTTACAGAAAAAACATTGAAGATAACAGCGATAAAGCCTATTTAGGGAAAACGGGAAACTGGAAAGCAGACGACTTAGTCGATATTATTTTCGAACAGAAAAACATTCCATACCTCATTACCAGAAAAATCCTGAAATGGTTTATTTATGATAATCCGCCTGAAGATTTAGTGGTTTATTACGGAGATCATTTTAGGAAGCAAAAGTTTGAAATCGAGCCTTTGCTGACAAAGATTTTTACAGAAGAATTTAAAAAAGAGAATTCGGGAAATAAGATTAAAAATCCGCTGGTCTATATTTTACAGCTTTGCGATGAATTGCAGATTGAAAATGTTGATGATGCTGCAATTATGGCATTTATAAAGCAGCAGGGAATGGATTTGTATAATCAGATTAATGTAAAAGGCTGGGACGGCGGAAATTCATGGCTAACTTCGCAGATTTACCTCCAAAGAAACAATACATCCGATTTGTTATGCGGTGGCAAAAGTCTTAACAGAAAGATTTTGAAAACCATGGTAAACGGAGTTGAAAAAGAAAAATCAGAATATGAAAAAACTGCGGTAAAAGTCGTTTTTGATTCAAATGGAAATAACAAAACCATTATTTCTGAATTGTCAGATCGATTATTGTTTTCTGTCAGCAATTCGGCTCAAAAAGACATGGAAAATCTGTTGAAATATGATTTTGATCCAAAAGATCCTCATGCTGATTTTGCTGTAGTCAGAGTTTTCAATTACATTACAAAACTGCCCGAATATCAATTAATCTAG
- a CDS encoding ribonucleoside-diphosphate reductase subunit alpha, translated as MYVVKRDGHREPVMFDKITERIKKLCYGLNELVDPVKVAMRVIEGLYDGVSTSELDNLAAETAASMTIAHPDYAQLAARIAISNLHSNTKKSFSETMKDMYNYVNPRNGQDAPLIADDVYKVIQENAAFLDSHIIYTRDFNYDYFGFKTLERSYLLKINGKIVERPQHMLMRVSVGIHLDDLKSVIETYDLMSKKFFTHATPTLFNAGTPKPQMSSCFLLAMQDDSIDGIYDTLKQTAKISQSAGGIGLSIHNVRATGSYIRGTNGTSNGIVPMLRVFNDTARYVDQGGGKRKGSFAIYIETWHADIFDFLDLKKNTGKEEMRARDLFFAMWTSDLFMKRVQEDSTWTLMCPNECPGLYDVYGDEFEALYTDYEFRGKGRKTIRARELWEKILESQIETGTPYMLYKDAANRKSNHKNLGTIRSSNLCTEIMEFTSKDEIAVCNLASISLPMFIENGKFDHEALYNVTKRVTRNLNKVIDRNYYPVKEAENSNMRHRPVGLGVQGLADAFIMLRLPFTSDEAKTLNQEIFETLYFAAVTASMEMAKEEGPYSTFEGSPMSKGEFQYNMWGMKDEELSGRWDWASLRKEVVEHGVRNSLLVAPMPTASTSQILGNNEAFEPYTSNIYTRRVLSGEFIVVNKHLLEDLVKLGLCNEDLKQEIMRHNGSVQNIDKIPQDLKDLYKTVWEMSMKDIIDMSRQRGYFIDQSQSLNLFMQDANYSKLTSMHFYAWQSGLKTGMYYLRTKAAVDAIKFTLNNDKKEETAPSLVAETEAISVEDYKAMLLKAQAADPEDCEMCGS; from the coding sequence ATGTATGTAGTAAAAAGAGATGGCCACAGAGAGCCCGTAATGTTTGATAAGATTACAGAAAGAATCAAAAAATTGTGTTACGGCTTAAATGAGCTTGTAGATCCGGTTAAGGTAGCGATGAGAGTTATCGAAGGATTGTATGATGGGGTTTCGACTTCTGAGTTGGATAATCTTGCAGCAGAAACGGCAGCTTCTATGACAATTGCGCATCCAGATTATGCTCAATTGGCAGCTCGTATAGCTATTTCTAATCTACATTCAAATACTAAAAAATCTTTCTCTGAAACGATGAAAGATATGTACAACTATGTGAATCCAAGAAATGGACAAGACGCTCCATTAATTGCTGACGATGTGTACAAAGTAATTCAAGAAAATGCTGCTTTTTTAGATTCTCATATCATTTATACAAGAGATTTTAATTACGACTACTTTGGTTTTAAAACTTTAGAGCGTTCTTATCTTCTTAAAATAAACGGAAAAATTGTTGAGCGTCCGCAGCACATGTTAATGCGTGTTTCTGTTGGTATTCACTTAGACGATTTAAAATCGGTTATTGAAACTTACGATTTAATGTCTAAAAAGTTCTTTACGCATGCAACGCCAACGTTGTTTAATGCAGGAACTCCAAAACCTCAAATGTCTTCTTGTTTCCTTTTGGCAATGCAGGATGATAGTATTGATGGTATTTACGATACATTAAAACAAACAGCAAAAATCTCGCAGTCAGCGGGAGGAATTGGGTTGTCTATCCATAACGTTCGTGCAACTGGATCTTACATTCGCGGTACAAACGGAACTTCAAACGGAATTGTTCCGATGTTGAGAGTTTTCAACGATACGGCTCGTTATGTAGATCAAGGTGGAGGAAAACGTAAAGGAAGTTTTGCAATTTATATCGAAACTTGGCATGCTGATATCTTCGATTTCTTGGATTTAAAGAAAAATACAGGAAAAGAAGAAATGCGTGCGAGAGATTTATTCTTCGCGATGTGGACATCAGATTTATTCATGAAACGTGTTCAGGAAGATTCAACTTGGACTTTAATGTGTCCTAACGAATGTCCAGGATTATATGATGTTTACGGAGATGAATTCGAAGCTTTATATACGGATTATGAATTTAGAGGAAAAGGTAGAAAAACAATCCGCGCTCGTGAGTTATGGGAGAAAATCCTAGAATCTCAAATCGAGACAGGAACGCCATATATGTTGTACAAAGATGCAGCAAACCGTAAATCGAACCACAAGAATTTAGGAACAATTCGTTCTTCGAACTTGTGTACAGAGATTATGGAGTTTACATCTAAAGATGAAATTGCAGTTTGTAATCTGGCTTCTATTTCGTTACCAATGTTTATTGAAAACGGAAAATTCGATCACGAAGCGCTTTACAATGTTACAAAACGTGTAACTCGTAACTTGAACAAAGTAATCGACAGAAACTACTATCCAGTAAAAGAAGCTGAAAACTCAAACATGCGTCACCGTCCGGTAGGATTAGGAGTTCAAGGTTTAGCAGATGCTTTCATTATGTTGCGTTTGCCGTTTACAAGCGATGAAGCTAAAACATTAAACCAGGAGATTTTTGAAACTTTATACTTCGCAGCTGTAACCGCTTCTATGGAAATGGCAAAAGAAGAAGGACCATATTCTACATTTGAAGGTTCTCCAATGTCTAAAGGAGAATTTCAATACAATATGTGGGGAATGAAAGATGAAGAATTATCAGGACGTTGGGACTGGGCTTCATTAAGAAAAGAAGTGGTTGAACACGGAGTTCGTAACTCATTATTGGTTGCGCCAATGCCAACAGCATCAACTTCTCAAATTCTTGGAAACAACGAAGCTTTCGAACCATATACATCAAACATTTACACACGTCGTGTATTGTCTGGAGAATTTATCGTAGTAAATAAACATTTACTAGAAGATTTAGTAAAATTAGGTTTGTGTAACGAAGATTTGAAACAAGAAATTATGCGTCATAATGGATCTGTTCAAAATATAGATAAGATTCCTCAAGACTTAAAGGATCTTTATAAAACAGTTTGGGAAATGTCTATGAAAGATATTATCGATATGTCTCGTCAAAGAGGATACTTTATTGACCAATCTCAATCGTTGAACTTGTTCATGCAGGATGCCAACTATTCTAAACTAACGTCAATGCACTTCTATGCTTGGCAGTCTGGTTTAAAAACAGGAATGTATTACTTAAGAACAAAAGCGGCTGTAGATGCGATTAAATTCACATTAAACAACGATAAAAAAGAAGAAACAGCTCCGTCATTAGTTGCAGAAACTGAAGCAATCAGTGTTGAGGATTATAAAGCAATGCTTTTAAAAGCGCAAGCGGCAGATCCTGAGGATTGTGAAATGTGTGGGTCTTAA
- a CDS encoding prephenate dehydratase has translation MTTKIAIQGIKGSFHHQVVKEYFSENVDIDECLSFEELIDSLIAGKSDQAVMAIENSIAGPIIPNYALIDKNNLHIIGEHYLNIQQNLMALKGQKIEDIREVHSHPMALLQCMDFLKQYPNIKLVEDKDTAETARRIQEKQLTGIAAIASVTASEMYDLDIIASSIQTIKNNMTRFVIIKKQNSFLPESEINRASVKFELDHKRGSLAAVLNVMSDCKLNLTKIQSLPKIETPWKYSFFVDVTFEKYEDFAKAKALLNIMAEYFKVLGEYKNTKPLSES, from the coding sequence ATGACAACGAAAATTGCAATACAAGGTATTAAAGGATCTTTTCATCATCAGGTTGTAAAGGAGTATTTCTCTGAAAATGTGGATATTGATGAGTGTTTGTCTTTTGAAGAACTGATCGACAGCCTTATTGCCGGAAAATCTGATCAGGCTGTTATGGCGATTGAGAATTCGATTGCAGGGCCGATTATCCCAAATTATGCTTTGATTGACAAGAACAATCTGCATATTATTGGGGAACATTATTTAAATATTCAACAGAATTTAATGGCCTTAAAAGGTCAGAAAATTGAAGATATAAGAGAAGTTCATTCGCACCCGATGGCGCTTTTGCAATGTATGGATTTTCTGAAACAGTATCCAAATATCAAATTGGTTGAGGATAAAGATACAGCTGAAACGGCAAGAAGAATTCAGGAAAAACAGCTAACTGGAATTGCGGCTATTGCAAGTGTAACTGCTTCTGAAATGTACGATTTGGATATAATTGCATCATCAATTCAAACGATCAAAAATAATATGACTCGTTTCGTGATCATCAAAAAGCAAAATTCATTTTTGCCAGAAAGCGAAATCAACAGAGCCTCTGTAAAATTTGAATTAGATCATAAAAGAGGAAGTTTAGCAGCGGTTTTAAATGTAATGAGCGACTGCAAACTGAATTTGACAAAAATCCAGTCGCTTCCAAAAATTGAAACACCTTGGAAATATTCATTCTTCGTAGATGTGACATTTGAGAAATACGAGGATTTTGCAAAAGCAAAAGCGTTATTAAATATAATGGCAGAGTATTTTAAAGTGTTGGGAGAATATAAAAACACAAAACCTTTAAGTGAGTCTTAA